In Acidaminococcus timonensis, one DNA window encodes the following:
- a CDS encoding PH domain-containing protein, with amino-acid sequence MEPNPEQKQPEQQPETEKAEEPEVIVPEKEELEEEAAAEEAEETAEAKTAEQTDAAAASAESQTEQAAKDAEVVDQPAEVPEKPLLQAKQSLMYFFWPLILTILYVPAGVIWIAVRYLKYKSQGMVLTNKRLVILKGLFKKKQFMFSLDLAAKAIVTQGFLGRKAGYGTVSIIYQKKEYSFDYVRDPQAFVEACKKAYEDTQDSVTSH; translated from the coding sequence ATGGAACCCAATCCTGAACAAAAACAGCCGGAACAGCAGCCGGAAACAGAAAAAGCCGAAGAACCGGAAGTAATCGTCCCAGAAAAAGAAGAGCTGGAAGAGGAAGCCGCAGCGGAAGAGGCAGAAGAAACCGCAGAAGCCAAAACAGCCGAGCAGACGGACGCTGCCGCAGCCTCCGCCGAAAGCCAGACGGAACAGGCCGCCAAAGACGCCGAAGTGGTGGATCAGCCGGCAGAAGTACCGGAAAAGCCCCTGCTGCAGGCCAAACAGTCCCTGATGTATTTCTTCTGGCCCCTGATCCTGACCATCCTGTACGTGCCTGCGGGCGTCATCTGGATCGCCGTCCGGTACCTGAAGTACAAATCCCAGGGCATGGTGCTCACCAACAAACGGCTGGTGATTTTGAAGGGTCTGTTCAAGAAGAAGCAGTTCATGTTCTCCCTGGACCTGGCCGCCAAAGCCATCGTCACCCAGGGCTTCCTGGGCAGAAAAGCCGGTTATGGTACTGTCAGCATCATCTACCAGAAAAAGGAATATTCCTTCGACTACGTCCGGGATCCCCAGGCCTTCGTGGAAGCATGCAAGAAGGCGTATGAGGATACGCAGGACTCAGTCACTAGTCACTAG
- the tpx gene encoding thiol peroxidase, translated as MEKRTVTFAGNPVTLAGPEIKVGQQAPDFKVVDNSLAEKTLKDYEGKIKVISVVPSLDTGVCDAQTRWFNKDVTGLSDDVVVLTISMDLPFAQARWCGAAGVKNVVTLSDHRDASFGTNYGFLMEGLRLEARGVVVIDKNDKVTYVEYVPEVTHAINFDGVLAAVKKLIG; from the coding sequence ATGGAAAAACGGACTGTGACTTTTGCGGGGAACCCTGTGACCCTGGCTGGACCGGAAATCAAAGTGGGGCAGCAGGCTCCCGATTTCAAGGTTGTGGATAACAGCCTGGCAGAAAAGACCCTGAAGGATTATGAAGGCAAGATCAAAGTGATCTCTGTGGTACCCAGCCTGGATACGGGTGTATGCGATGCCCAGACTCGCTGGTTCAACAAGGATGTGACCGGACTGTCCGACGATGTGGTGGTCCTGACCATTTCCATGGACCTGCCCTTTGCCCAGGCCCGCTGGTGCGGCGCTGCCGGTGTGAAGAACGTGGTGACCCTGTCCGATCACCGGGATGCCTCCTTCGGCACGAACTACGGCTTCCTGATGGAAGGCCTGCGGCTGGAAGCCCGGGGCGTGGTGGTCATCGACAAGAACGACAAGGTGACCTACGTGGAATACGTTCCGGAAGTGACCCATGCCATCAACTTCGACGGTGTCCTGGCAGCCGTTAAGAAGCTGATCGGGTAA